Proteins encoded within one genomic window of Falco biarmicus isolate bFalBia1 chromosome 14, bFalBia1.pri, whole genome shotgun sequence:
- the STK26 gene encoding serine/threonine-protein kinase 26 isoform X2 — protein sequence MAHSPVAVQVPGMQNHRADPEELFTKLERIGKGSFGEVFKGIDNRTQQVVAIKIIDLEEAEDEIEDIQQEITVLSQCDSPYVTKYYGSYLKGTKLWIIMEYLGGGSALDLLRAGPFDEFQIATMLKEILKGLDYLHSEKKIHRDIKAANVLLSEQGDVKLADFGVAGQLTDTQIKRNTFVGTPFWMAPEVIQQSAYDSKADIWSLGITAIELAKGEPPNSDMHPMRVLFLIPKNNPPTLLGEFSKPFKEFIDACLNKDPTFRPTAKELLKHKFIMKNAKKTSYLTELIDRFKRWKAEGHSSDESDSDGSDSESSNKENNSHPEWSFTTVRKKPDAKKLQNGTDQDLVKTLSCLTMIITPVFAELKQQDTNNASRKKAIEELEKSINVAEATCPGITDKMVKKLMEKFQKFSVNDSS from the exons atggcccactCGCCCGTGGCGGTGCAAGTGCCCGGCATGCAG aacCATAGAGCAGACCCAGAAGAACTATTCACAAAACTGGAACGTATTGGGAAAGGCTCCTTTGGTGAGGTGTTTAAAGGAATTGATAATCGGACACAGCAAGTGGTTGCTATAAAAATCATAGACCTTGAGGAAGCAGAAGATGAAATAGAAGATATACAGCAAGAGATAACTGTTTTAAGTCAGTGTGATAGTCCTTATGTAACGAAATACTATGGATCATATTTAAAG GGCACAAAACTATGGATAATAATGGAATATTTGGGTGGAGGGTCAGCTTTGGATCTT CTGCGTGCTGGCCCGTTTGACGAGTTCCAGATTGCTACCATGCTAAAGGAAATCTTGAAAGGTCTTGACTACCTACActcagagaagaaaattcacAGGGATATAAAAG CTGCCAATGTCTTGTTATCAGAGCAAGGTGATGTTAAGCTTGCTGATTTTGGAGTTGCTGGGCAGCTGACAGACACGCAAATTAAGAGGAATACCTTTGTTGGAACTCCATTTTGGATGGCACCTGAAGTTATTCAGCAGTCAGCGTATGATTCAAAA GCTGACATCTGGTCATTGGGAATCACTGCTattgaactagccaaaggggaGCCTCCCAACTCTGATATGCATCCGATGAGAGTTCTATTTCTCATACCGAAAAACAATCCTCCGACGTTATTAGGAGAATTCAGTAAACCTTTTAAAGAATTCATTGATGCGTGTCTGAATAAGGACCCAACATTT CGTCCCACTGCAAAAGAACTTCTGAAGCACAAATTCATTATGAAAAATGCCAAGAAGACTTCATATCTGACAGAACTGATTGATAGGTTTAAGAGATGGAAAGCAGAGGGACATAGTAGTGATGAAAGTGATTCCGATGGTTCAGATTC GGAGTCcagtaacaaagaaaataactcTCATCCTGAGTGGAGCTTTACAACAGTTCGAAAGAAGCCAGATGCAAAGAAGCTACAGAATGGGACG GATCAGGATCTTGTTAAAACCCTGAGTTGTTTAACTATGATAATCACGCCTGTGTTTGCTGAG CTCAAACAGCAGGACACAAATAATGCTAGCAGAAAGAAAGCAATTGAAGAACTTGAGAAAAGCATCAATGTGGCAGAAGCAACGTGTCCAGGGATCACAGATAAAATGGTGAAGAAACTTATGGAGAAATTTCAGAA ATTTTCTGTTAATGACTCATCCTAA
- the STK26 gene encoding serine/threonine-protein kinase 26 isoform X1: MAHSPVAVQVPGMQNHRADPEELFTKLERIGKGSFGEVFKGIDNRTQQVVAIKIIDLEEAEDEIEDIQQEITVLSQCDSPYVTKYYGSYLKGTKLWIIMEYLGGGSALDLLRAGPFDEFQIATMLKEILKGLDYLHSEKKIHRDIKAANVLLSEQGDVKLADFGVAGQLTDTQIKRNTFVGTPFWMAPEVIQQSAYDSKADIWSLGITAIELAKGEPPNSDMHPMRVLFLIPKNNPPTLLGEFSKPFKEFIDACLNKDPTFCFFQRPTAKELLKHKFIMKNAKKTSYLTELIDRFKRWKAEGHSSDESDSDGSDSESSNKENNSHPEWSFTTVRKKPDAKKLQNGTDQDLVKTLSCLTMIITPVFAELKQQDTNNASRKKAIEELEKSINVAEATCPGITDKMVKKLMEKFQKFSVNDSS; the protein is encoded by the exons atggcccactCGCCCGTGGCGGTGCAAGTGCCCGGCATGCAG aacCATAGAGCAGACCCAGAAGAACTATTCACAAAACTGGAACGTATTGGGAAAGGCTCCTTTGGTGAGGTGTTTAAAGGAATTGATAATCGGACACAGCAAGTGGTTGCTATAAAAATCATAGACCTTGAGGAAGCAGAAGATGAAATAGAAGATATACAGCAAGAGATAACTGTTTTAAGTCAGTGTGATAGTCCTTATGTAACGAAATACTATGGATCATATTTAAAG GGCACAAAACTATGGATAATAATGGAATATTTGGGTGGAGGGTCAGCTTTGGATCTT CTGCGTGCTGGCCCGTTTGACGAGTTCCAGATTGCTACCATGCTAAAGGAAATCTTGAAAGGTCTTGACTACCTACActcagagaagaaaattcacAGGGATATAAAAG CTGCCAATGTCTTGTTATCAGAGCAAGGTGATGTTAAGCTTGCTGATTTTGGAGTTGCTGGGCAGCTGACAGACACGCAAATTAAGAGGAATACCTTTGTTGGAACTCCATTTTGGATGGCACCTGAAGTTATTCAGCAGTCAGCGTATGATTCAAAA GCTGACATCTGGTCATTGGGAATCACTGCTattgaactagccaaaggggaGCCTCCCAACTCTGATATGCATCCGATGAGAGTTCTATTTCTCATACCGAAAAACAATCCTCCGACGTTATTAGGAGAATTCAGTAAACCTTTTAAAGAATTCATTGATGCGTGTCTGAATAAGGACCCAACATTT tgttTCTTTCAGCGTCCCACTGCAAAAGAACTTCTGAAGCACAAATTCATTATGAAAAATGCCAAGAAGACTTCATATCTGACAGAACTGATTGATAGGTTTAAGAGATGGAAAGCAGAGGGACATAGTAGTGATGAAAGTGATTCCGATGGTTCAGATTC GGAGTCcagtaacaaagaaaataactcTCATCCTGAGTGGAGCTTTACAACAGTTCGAAAGAAGCCAGATGCAAAGAAGCTACAGAATGGGACG GATCAGGATCTTGTTAAAACCCTGAGTTGTTTAACTATGATAATCACGCCTGTGTTTGCTGAG CTCAAACAGCAGGACACAAATAATGCTAGCAGAAAGAAAGCAATTGAAGAACTTGAGAAAAGCATCAATGTGGCAGAAGCAACGTGTCCAGGGATCACAGATAAAATGGTGAAGAAACTTATGGAGAAATTTCAGAA ATTTTCTGTTAATGACTCATCCTAA